The Lactuca sativa cultivar Salinas chromosome 2, Lsat_Salinas_v11, whole genome shotgun sequence genome includes a window with the following:
- the LOC111879851 gene encoding histidine--tRNA ligase, chloroplastic/mitochondrial: MAAATPSLLILHPRLILFATTLRPTPLICHQFSLHSPPLSRLPVRFAHNKHHSFSTSPLATATPLSADNSNVNETTRAGRSGSISSPPHQVVDYSQKVDVNPPKGTRDFPPEEMRLRNWLFQNFKEVSQLFGFEEVDYPVLESEALYIRKAGEEIRDQLYCFEDRGNRRVALRPELTPSLARLVIQKGKSVALPIKWFAVGQCWRYERMTRGRRREHYQWNMDIIGVPDVTGEAELISSIVTFFKRIGITEKDVGFKISSRKVLQEVLSFYSVPESLFAKACIIIDKMGKIPMEEIKKELELVELSKDAIEDLLQVLTIKSLTELEEKLGGTGEAVSELKQLFSLAEKFGYSEWIQFDASVVRGLAYYTGIVFEGFDREGKLRAICGGGRYDRLLSTFGGDDLPACGFGFGDAVIIELLKERGLLPEPPLEIENIVCSLDPNLQGAAAMVASVLRGKGQCVDLVLENKPLKWVFKRATRINARRLILVGSAEWERGMVGVKILSTGEQYEVNVDELQ, encoded by the exons ATGGCTGCTGCAACTCCATCTCTCCTTATCCTCCACCCTCGCCTCATCCTATTTGCCACTACTCTCCGCCCTACCCCCCTCATCTGCCACCAATTCTCCCTCCACTCTCCCCCTCTCAGCCGCCTCCCTGTTCGCTTCGCTCATAACAAACACCACTCCTTCTCCACCTCCCCATTAGCCACTGCTACCCCTTTGTCTGCCGACAATTCTAATGTCAATGAAACCACGCGTGCCGGTCGATCCGGTTCAATCTCCTCCCCACCACATCAGGTCGTCGATTACTCCCAAAAAGTAGACGTTAACCCGCCCAAAGGCACCAGAGATTTCCCTCCAGAGGAAATGCGCCTCCGCAATTGGCTTTTCCAGAACTTCAAAGAG GTTTCACAATTGTTCGGATTTGAAGAAGTTGACTATCCAGTACTAGAATCAGAAGCTCTATATATAAGAAAAGCAGGGGAGGAAATAAGGGACCAG CTTTACTGTTTTGAGGATCGAGGAAATCGCAGAGTCGCATTGAGGCCTGAGCTTACTCCTTCTCTAGCAAGGCTTGTCATACAAAAAGG AAAATCTGTAGCCCTTCCAATAAAGTGGTTTGCTGTTGGACAATGCTGGCGTTATGAAAGAATGACTAGGGGAAGGCGTCGTGAACACTACCAATGGAACATGGATATAATTGGTGTCCCTGATGTAACT GGAGAAGCTGAGCTTATCTCATCTATTGTTACATTTTTCAAACGGATTGGGATAACTGAAAAAGATGTTGGCTTCAAGATATCTAGCAGAAAG GTTCTACAGGAAGTGCTGAGTTTCTATTCGGTTCCAGAATCTTTATTTGCCAAAGCTTGCATCATCATAGATAAG atggggAAAATACCAATGGAGGAGATCAAGAAAGAGCTGGAGTTGGTCGAGTTATCAAAAGATGCTATTGAGGATCTACTTCAAGTTCTTACCATAAAGTCTTTGACAGAGTTGGAAG AGAAACTTGGAGGCACAGGGGAAGCAGTGAGTGAGCTGAAACAACTATTCTCACTTGCTGAAAAGTTTGGTTATTCAGAATGGATTCAATTTGATGCTTCTGTTGTTCGGGGTCTAGCTTACTATACTGGAATCGTATTCGAG GGATTTGATAGAGAAGGTAAGCTTCGAGCGATATGTGGTGGTGGGCGTTATGATCGTTTGCTTTCTACTTTTGGTGGTGATGATCTTCCTGCTTGTGGCTTTGGTTTTGGTGATGCTGTCATTATTGAA ctGTTGAAGGAGAGAGGACTGTTGCCAGAACCCCCACTTGAAATTGAGAACATTGTTTGTTCGTTGGATCCTAATCTTCAAGGTGCGGCTGCTATGGTTGCTAGTGTTCTTAGGGGAAAGGGTCAGTGTGTGGATTTAGTGTTGGAAAACAAACCACTTAAATG gGTGTTCAAACGGGCAACAAGAATAAATGCACGCAGATTgatacttgtgggaagtgcagaGTGGGAAAGAGGAATGGTTGGTGTTAAAATCCTATCAACCGGGGAACAATATGAAGTTAATGTTGATGAACTACAATGA